The following are encoded together in the Roseobacter denitrificans OCh 114 genome:
- the murA gene encoding UDP-N-acetylglucosamine 1-carboxyvinyltransferase, whose protein sequence is MDSILVKGGGSLKGQIPIAGAKNACLALMPATLLSEEPLTLTNAPRLSDIRTMTQLLQSLGAEVTSLQDGKVLAMSCHGAINTRAEYDIVRKMRASNLVLGPLLAREGHAQVSLPGGCAIGARPMDIHTDGLSQMGAEIELKDGYLLAKAKGGRLKGAVIDFPFASVGATENIVMAASLAKGTTVINNAAREPEIVDLVECLRAMGAQIEGEGTSTISVQGVDRLGGTTHRVVTDRIELGTYMLAPAICGGQVELLGGRINLLAAFCDKLDAAGVTVTETENGLSVARANGDIRAVDVTTEPFPGFPTDLQAQMMALLCTAKGTSVLEEKIFENRFMHAPELIRMGADIEVHGGTATVKGVDRLKGAPVMATDLRASVSLILAGLAAEGETKVSRVYHLDRGYEHVVRKLSAVGAQIERIAE, encoded by the coding sequence ATGGATTCGATATTGGTCAAAGGGGGCGGCAGCCTGAAGGGGCAGATCCCGATCGCTGGTGCGAAAAACGCCTGTCTTGCCCTTATGCCCGCAACACTGCTCTCCGAAGAGCCCCTGACGCTGACCAATGCACCGCGCCTGTCCGACATCCGCACCATGACGCAATTGCTGCAATCGCTGGGGGCGGAAGTGACCTCGCTGCAGGATGGCAAGGTGCTGGCCATGTCCTGTCACGGGGCGATCAACACGCGTGCGGAATATGACATCGTGCGCAAGATGCGCGCGTCCAACCTTGTGCTTGGCCCGCTTTTGGCGCGTGAAGGGCATGCGCAGGTGTCCCTGCCCGGGGGGTGCGCAATCGGCGCGCGCCCCATGGATATTCACACGGATGGCTTGAGCCAGATGGGTGCCGAGATAGAGTTGAAAGACGGCTATCTGCTGGCCAAGGCCAAGGGCGGACGGCTCAAAGGCGCTGTCATCGACTTTCCCTTTGCCTCTGTGGGCGCGACTGAGAATATCGTGATGGCCGCGTCACTGGCGAAAGGCACCACCGTCATCAACAACGCCGCGCGCGAGCCCGAGATTGTGGACCTTGTTGAATGCCTGCGCGCCATGGGGGCACAAATCGAAGGCGAAGGGACCTCGACCATCTCGGTGCAGGGCGTTGACCGACTGGGCGGCACGACCCACCGCGTTGTGACCGACCGGATTGAGCTTGGCACCTACATGCTTGCCCCGGCGATCTGCGGTGGACAGGTCGAATTGCTGGGGGGGCGCATCAACCTGCTGGCTGCGTTTTGCGACAAGCTGGATGCGGCGGGTGTCACAGTGACCGAAACCGAGAACGGGCTGAGCGTCGCCCGCGCAAATGGGGATATCCGTGCGGTCGATGTCACGACGGAGCCATTTCCGGGGTTTCCCACCGATCTGCAGGCGCAGATGATGGCCCTGTTGTGCACCGCCAAAGGGACCTCTGTTCTGGAAGAAAAGATATTCGAGAACCGCTTCATGCATGCGCCGGAGCTTATTCGCATGGGCGCGGATATCGAGGTGCATGGCGGGACCGCGACCGTCAAGGGGGTCGACCGCCTGAAGGGGGCGCCGGTGATGGCCACTGATTTGCGCGCGTCCGTTTCCCTGATCCTTGCGGGGCTTGCCGCTGAGGGCGAGACAAAAGTGTCCCGCGTCTATCATCTCGACCGTGGATATGAGCATGTGGTGCGCAAGCTCTCCGCTGTTGGGGCGCAGATCGAAAGGATCGCGGAATAA
- a CDS encoding DUF2948 family protein: MTDARFEDGREAPLNLGAVDVEDLKIMSSLTQDAVFPATEMRWDRAARRFALLLNRFRWEEGTARAASPERVQSVLAFDTVTAVASSGIDRRDKDTILSVLTMEFIASEAPSGHIVITLAGDGAIRLEVEAIEATLKDVTKPYVAPSRTTPSHPE; this comes from the coding sequence ATGACCGATGCACGTTTCGAAGACGGGCGTGAAGCGCCGTTGAACCTTGGTGCCGTGGATGTTGAAGACCTGAAGATCATGTCGTCCCTGACGCAGGATGCGGTTTTTCCGGCAACCGAAATGCGGTGGGACAGGGCGGCGCGCCGGTTCGCCCTGCTGCTCAACCGGTTCCGCTGGGAAGAGGGCACGGCGCGCGCAGCCTCACCTGAGCGCGTGCAGTCGGTACTGGCGTTCGACACGGTCACGGCTGTCGCCAGCAGCGGGATTGACCGGAGGGACAAAGACACAATCCTGTCGGTGCTCACGATGGAATTCATCGCCTCGGAGGCGCCGTCGGGTCACATCGTCATCACGCTGGCGGGCGATGGCGCGATCCGTCTTGAGGTCGAGGCAATCGAGGCGACGTTGAAAGATGTCACAAAACCCTATGTTGCACCGTCCAGGACGACGCCTTCGCATCCTGAATGA
- the hisD gene encoding histidinol dehydrogenase, whose translation MPVFLNAADPDFENRFNALLSAKREDSPDVDATVAQIIADVRARGDAALIELTKKFDRVTLTPDSLAITPDEVDAAVADAPADQVAALELAAQRIRVYHERQRPEDAEWVDDSGAMLGWRWTAVAAAGLYVPGGLASYPSSVLMNAIPAKVAGVSRLAMVVPAPDGVLNPLVLAAARLSGVDEIYRIGGAQAVAALAYGTATIAPVDKITGPGNAFVAAAKRRVFGKVGIDMIAGPSEILVIADAQNDPDWIALDLLSQAEHDESAQSILITTDAAFGQAVAAAVEKRLETLERRAIAGASWRDFGAVVTVPDLATAAALSDRIAPEHLELCVADPDALSAQITHAGAIFLGQWTPEAIGDYVGGPNHVLPTARSARFSSGLSVLDFMKRTTLARMTPAALRAVGPAAETLAKSESLEAHGLSVTARLRKLNDTQMP comes from the coding sequence ATGCCCGTATTCCTGAATGCTGCCGACCCGGATTTTGAAAACCGTTTCAACGCCTTGCTGAGTGCCAAGCGCGAAGACAGCCCCGATGTGGACGCCACCGTCGCGCAGATTATCGCAGATGTACGTGCGCGCGGCGACGCGGCCCTGATCGAACTGACAAAAAAGTTCGATCGGGTGACGCTGACGCCCGACAGCCTCGCCATCACGCCTGACGAGGTGGACGCGGCGGTGGCGGATGCGCCCGCCGATCAGGTGGCCGCACTGGAACTGGCGGCGCAACGTATCCGTGTCTATCATGAACGTCAGCGCCCTGAAGATGCGGAATGGGTGGATGACAGTGGCGCAATGCTGGGCTGGCGCTGGACGGCGGTGGCGGCGGCGGGGCTTTATGTGCCCGGGGGTCTTGCGTCCTACCCGTCCTCGGTTCTGATGAACGCCATCCCTGCCAAAGTCGCGGGGGTTTCCCGTCTTGCCATGGTGGTGCCGGCACCTGATGGCGTGCTGAACCCGCTCGTGCTGGCGGCGGCGCGTCTGTCGGGGGTGGATGAAATCTACCGCATCGGGGGGGCACAGGCCGTAGCGGCGCTTGCCTATGGGACGGCCACAATCGCACCGGTGGATAAGATCACGGGTCCGGGCAATGCCTTTGTCGCGGCGGCCAAGCGGCGTGTGTTTGGCAAAGTCGGCATTGATATGATAGCGGGCCCGTCCGAAATACTGGTGATCGCAGATGCGCAGAATGACCCCGATTGGATCGCGCTTGATCTGCTGAGCCAGGCAGAACATGACGAAAGCGCGCAATCCATATTGATCACGACCGATGCGGCCTTCGGGCAGGCGGTTGCGGCCGCTGTAGAAAAGCGGTTGGAAACCCTCGAGCGGCGCGCGATCGCGGGTGCATCCTGGCGCGATTTTGGCGCGGTTGTGACGGTCCCTGATCTGGCGACGGCGGCGGCCTTGTCGGATCGGATTGCCCCGGAACACCTTGAACTCTGTGTGGCGGATCCCGATGCCCTGAGCGCGCAGATCACCCATGCCGGGGCGATTTTCCTCGGGCAATGGACGCCGGAGGCGATTGGCGATTATGTCGGCGGGCCGAACCACGTGCTTCCGACCGCGCGGTCTGCGCGCTTTTCATCGGGGCTGTCGGTCCTTGATTTCATGAAACGTACGACGCTGGCGCGCATGACCCCGGCGGCCTTGCGCGCGGTGGGTCCTGCTGCCGAGACGCTGGCCAAATCGGAAAGCCTTGAGGCGCATGGCCTTTCCGTAACGGCCCGCCTGCGCAAACTAAACGATACGCAGATGCCCTAA
- a CDS encoding UPF0262 family protein, producing the protein MSRISHITLDDSGLPPPTPEIEQERKVAMFDLLEDNTFVLPPREGRPVPEGPYHVSLAIRDKRLVFDVNTETAEKAAEFHLSLGPFRQVVKDYFQICESYFDAVKKLPPSQIETIDMARRGIHNEGSRVLQERLEGKADIDIDTARRLFTLICVLHFGG; encoded by the coding sequence ATGTCCCGCATCTCGCATATCACCCTTGATGACAGCGGCCTGCCGCCGCCCACGCCAGAAATCGAACAAGAGCGCAAAGTCGCGATGTTCGACCTGCTGGAGGACAATACCTTTGTGCTGCCCCCGCGTGAGGGTCGCCCGGTGCCGGAAGGCCCCTACCACGTAAGTCTCGCGATCCGTGACAAACGACTGGTTTTTGATGTGAACACCGAAACCGCGGAAAAAGCGGCTGAATTCCACCTCTCGCTCGGACCGTTCCGGCAGGTCGTCAAGGACTACTTCCAGATTTGCGAAAGCTATTTTGACGCGGTCAAGAAACTGCCGCCCAGCCAGATTGAAACCATCGACATGGCGCGGCGCGGGATTCACAATGAAGGCAGCCGCGTGTTGCAAGAACGCCTCGAAGGCAAGGCCGACATCGACATCGACACTGCGCGGCGGCTGTTCACCCTGATCTGCGTTCTGCATTTTGGCGGCTAG
- a CDS encoding low molecular weight phosphatase family protein, with product MTQDAPQSVLFCCDHNAVRSPMAEGIMKKLYGTGIYVQSAGVTNDLEIDGFSIAVCQELDVELSRHRSRSFDEMENWGDDLGSFDLVIALSPASQRRALELTRFYHLDVEYWPILDPTGLGETRESKLAGYRQARDQIRERLIERFGPPTEPT from the coding sequence ATGACACAGGATGCGCCACAGTCCGTTCTGTTTTGTTGCGATCATAATGCCGTGCGCTCTCCGATGGCCGAAGGCATCATGAAAAAGCTCTATGGCACAGGGATATATGTACAATCCGCGGGTGTGACTAACGATCTTGAGATCGACGGTTTTTCCATCGCGGTCTGTCAGGAACTGGATGTGGAGTTGTCGCGTCACCGCTCCCGCAGCTTTGATGAAATGGAAAACTGGGGCGATGATCTGGGCTCTTTCGATCTGGTGATCGCCCTCAGCCCGGCAAGCCAGCGCCGCGCGCTGGAATTGACGCGGTTCTACCACCTTGATGTGGAATACTGGCCGATCCTTGACCCGACCGGGCTGGGTGAGACGCGCGAAAGCAAGCTGGCCGGGTATCGGCAGGCCCGCGATCAGATCAGGGAGCGTCTGATCGAACGGTTTGGCCCGCCCACCGAACCGACCTGA
- a CDS encoding peroxidase family protein, whose protein sequence is MSRIPYSVQKFQFSIAEAIPPLATLVNRFAINRVVKRARTRPHPLSTERDYVSWSGLTDKRWSARHLPPQTRDNLPEPEVLQELFRRREGTQRLCPKSTCLFPAFAQYLTDGFIRTESEHLTPEGQDPKLHLKRNTSNHDIDMCTLYGRTPAQTDALRLKSSDPGLKGRLKSQMIGDEEYPPFLYRDGAPDPDFAVLDPPLGGADQSPEKQAKLFAVGGDRVNSVPQVAMLNTLFLREHNRLAGEIEAAHPDWDDDRVFETARNTVIVIFIKIIVEDYINHISPLPFTLRADPSVAWNAPWNKPNWITTEFSLLYRWHALIPDKIRWGDDLHPVHTTFMNNDLLIRHGLLKGFAGICATQAAELGPRNTAEPLLKVELDSIKQDRFCQLAGFSDYCNYMSQNRPVSFRAISSDPEVSDALARHYDGPRDVDLHVGLFCEDRVPNSPLPNLILVFVALDAFSQALTNPLLSQHVFKRSTFSAPGWSAIRQTQTLRDVLERNVTGGVGDTFIAMTRKEWVPE, encoded by the coding sequence ATGTCACGTATCCCGTATTCCGTTCAGAAATTCCAGTTTTCCATCGCCGAGGCCATCCCGCCGCTGGCGACACTGGTCAACAGGTTCGCCATAAACCGCGTTGTCAAACGCGCCAGAACACGACCGCATCCGCTGAGCACCGAACGCGATTATGTCAGCTGGTCCGGCCTGACGGACAAACGCTGGAGCGCGCGACATCTGCCCCCACAAACCCGGGACAACCTGCCGGAGCCGGAGGTGTTGCAAGAGCTGTTTCGGCGCAGAGAAGGCACGCAACGGCTGTGCCCAAAATCGACCTGTCTGTTTCCGGCCTTTGCGCAATATCTGACCGATGGGTTTATCCGCACGGAGTCCGAACATCTCACCCCTGAGGGGCAAGACCCCAAGCTGCACCTGAAACGCAACACGTCCAACCATGACATCGACATGTGCACGCTCTATGGCCGCACCCCCGCGCAGACGGATGCGCTGCGGCTGAAGTCCAGCGATCCGGGCCTCAAAGGTCGTCTGAAATCCCAGATGATCGGGGATGAGGAATACCCGCCGTTTCTTTACCGCGACGGCGCGCCTGATCCCGATTTCGCGGTGCTGGACCCGCCACTTGGTGGCGCAGATCAAAGCCCTGAGAAACAGGCGAAGCTCTTTGCGGTGGGCGGCGACCGGGTCAATTCCGTGCCACAGGTTGCCATGCTCAACACCCTGTTTCTGCGTGAACATAACCGGCTCGCAGGCGAGATCGAAGCCGCACACCCCGATTGGGATGATGACCGCGTTTTTGAAACGGCACGCAATACGGTCATCGTGATTTTCATCAAGATCATCGTTGAGGATTACATCAACCACATCTCTCCGCTGCCCTTCACGCTGCGCGCGGACCCGTCGGTCGCATGGAATGCGCCATGGAACAAACCCAACTGGATCACCACGGAATTCAGCCTTTTGTACCGCTGGCATGCGCTGATCCCGGATAAGATCAGATGGGGCGATGATCTGCACCCGGTGCACACGACCTTCATGAACAACGATTTGCTGATCCGTCACGGCCTGCTGAAAGGGTTTGCCGGTATTTGCGCCACACAGGCCGCAGAACTGGGGCCGCGCAACACGGCGGAACCTTTGCTGAAGGTTGAATTGGACTCCATCAAACAGGACCGTTTTTGCCAGCTGGCAGGGTTTTCGGACTATTGCAATTACATGAGCCAGAACAGGCCAGTGTCGTTCCGGGCGATCTCCTCTGATCCGGAGGTCAGCGACGCGCTGGCCAGACACTATGACGGGCCGCGCGACGTTGATCTGCACGTCGGCCTGTTTTGCGAGGATCGCGTGCCCAACAGCCCGTTACCAAACCTGATACTGGTCTTCGTCGCGCTGGATGCCTTCAGTCAGGCGCTGACCAACCCGTTGCTGTCACAACATGTCTTCAAGCGCAGTACGTTTTCAGCACCCGGGTGGAGCGCGATCCGACAGACGCAAACCCTGCGCGATGTGCTGGAGCGCAATGTGACGGGCGGTGTGGGCGATACATTTATCGCGATGACGCGCAAGGAATGGGTGCCAGAGTGA
- a CDS encoding DUF3775 domain-containing protein has protein sequence MLEISTRKIARVILLTREYGPDSVNLSDYISGLNDDEKASLVALMWVGRDSFDVSELEYAKEEARREASAPTENYLSGIPGLAEHLENGLDLLGIDVTDVEDNL, from the coding sequence ATGCTCGAAATCAGCACACGAAAGATTGCGCGGGTGATCCTGCTGACCCGTGAATACGGCCCGGACAGTGTGAATTTGTCTGATTACATTTCCGGCCTGAACGATGACGAGAAAGCCAGTCTCGTCGCCTTGATGTGGGTGGGCCGCGACAGTTTCGATGTTTCTGAACTGGAGTATGCCAAAGAAGAGGCCCGCCGCGAAGCCTCGGCACCAACCGAAAACTACTTGTCCGGTATTCCGGGCCTTGCGGAGCATCTTGAAAACGGACTGGATCTGCTCGGAATTGATGTGACCGACGTCGAGGATAACCTCTGA
- a CDS encoding ketosteroid isomerase-related protein, which translates to MPAVVKTYFDAFNAKDIPGMLACLTDDVAHHVNEGTVREGKEAFEEFCAHMSRCYDETLTDMVILEARDQGRAAAEYVVNGTYLATDAGLPEAQGQTYRLSAGSFFDITDGKISRVTTRYNLSDWIAQVSGADDA; encoded by the coding sequence ATGCCTGCTGTCGTAAAAACCTATTTTGACGCTTTCAACGCCAAGGACATACCGGGGATGCTGGCCTGTCTGACCGACGATGTCGCGCATCACGTGAATGAAGGCACCGTGCGCGAGGGCAAGGAAGCCTTTGAAGAGTTTTGCGCGCATATGAGCCGCTGCTATGATGAAACCCTGACCGATATGGTGATCCTTGAGGCAAGGGATCAGGGGCGCGCGGCGGCGGAATATGTGGTGAACGGGACCTATCTGGCCACGGATGCGGGCCTGCCCGAGGCGCAGGGCCAGACCTATCGGCTGAGCGCGGGGTCGTTCTTTGACATCACCGACGGGAAAATCTCGCGGGTGACGACGCGGTATAACCTGTCGGACTGGATCGCTCAGGTGTCCGGAGCCGATGACGCTTGA
- a CDS encoding GNAT family acetyltransferase: protein MTLEFRRLTGAALEDAIPAVAALRIEVFRDWPYLYEGDLEYEAEYLAPYAQNPLTVLVGAFEGARLVGASTAMPLTAHADGFASAFTHTDFDVAKVFYCAESVLLAQFRGRGAGHAFFDLREAAAREGGFETCVFCSVIRPAAHPLRPTNYRPLDGFWRARGYAPLPGVTATFNWKDLGDAGETPKQLQFWGRSL from the coding sequence ATGACGCTTGAGTTCCGCAGGCTGACGGGCGCCGCGCTTGAGGATGCCATTCCCGCCGTTGCCGCCCTGCGCATCGAGGTGTTTCGTGACTGGCCCTATCTTTATGAGGGCGATCTCGAATACGAGGCGGAATATCTCGCCCCCTATGCGCAGAATCCGTTGACGGTTCTGGTCGGTGCTTTCGAGGGCGCGCGTCTGGTCGGGGCCTCGACCGCGATGCCACTCACGGCGCATGCCGATGGGTTTGCCAGTGCATTTACGCATACCGATTTCGACGTCGCGAAGGTCTTCTACTGTGCCGAAAGCGTCCTTCTTGCGCAGTTTCGCGGGCGCGGGGCCGGTCACGCATTCTTTGACCTGCGCGAGGCGGCGGCGCGGGAGGGTGGCTTTGAAACATGCGTCTTTTGCTCAGTGATCCGCCCCGCGGCTCATCCCCTGCGACCGACCAATTACCGGCCGCTGGATGGTTTCTGGCGCGCGCGCGGGTATGCGCCCTTGCCCGGGGTCACGGCGACATTCAACTGGAAAGATCTGGGCGATGCCGGTGAAACGCCCAAGCAGCTTCAATTCTGGGGGCGCAGCCTCTGA
- a CDS encoding porin, which yields MTVSLPSRLGLVSALALGAPHIAAADPTFDFYGQLNFGVFSVDDGTEDETFFTDNDNSNTRVGAIYSNNLAGGSTVKFHFETALGFAGSSSATMDDNDLDLDIARTDLRKLELIYATPGLGTLSFGQGSTASDGVAEADFSGTSVIAYSGISDLAGSFQYRPDGGALSGIAIGDTFKSFDGSRRFRLRYDTPSWNNFVFSISGGEEVLDRDNDSEYYDVAAKYTADYGDMKVDGRLGYEWISGGEELLVGSFALLHKPTGVSLALSAGAEQEGDAEYIYAKLGYQQDWFALGTTALSLDLFEGNDYAIDGSDSSSVGIAAVQKVDAYNLELYAIYRTHEFDASGTDFDDIDAMAVGARWKF from the coding sequence ATGACAGTCTCCCTCCCTTCCCGTCTTGGCCTTGTGTCTGCCCTTGCCTTGGGTGCGCCGCATATTGCCGCCGCGGACCCGACGTTTGATTTCTATGGGCAGCTTAACTTTGGTGTCTTCAGCGTCGATGACGGGACGGAGGATGAGACGTTCTTTACCGACAACGACAATTCCAACACCCGCGTGGGCGCGATTTACTCGAACAATCTTGCGGGCGGTTCCACGGTCAAGTTCCACTTTGAAACCGCGCTTGGGTTCGCCGGGTCGAGTTCTGCGACCATGGATGACAACGATCTCGACCTCGACATCGCGCGCACGGATCTGCGTAAGCTCGAATTGATCTATGCCACGCCGGGCTTGGGAACGCTCAGTTTCGGGCAGGGCAGCACCGCGTCGGACGGCGTGGCGGAGGCGGATTTTTCAGGCACCTCGGTCATTGCCTATTCCGGCATTTCAGACCTTGCAGGCAGCTTTCAGTACCGGCCCGACGGCGGCGCGCTGTCGGGCATCGCCATTGGCGACACGTTCAAATCCTTTGACGGCTCGCGCCGCTTCCGGCTGCGCTATGACACGCCCTCGTGGAACAACTTCGTCTTTAGCATCTCGGGGGGTGAAGAGGTTCTGGATCGCGACAACGACAGTGAATACTACGATGTTGCGGCCAAATACACGGCTGACTATGGCGACATGAAAGTGGATGGCCGCCTCGGGTACGAGTGGATCAGCGGCGGCGAAGAACTGTTGGTCGGCTCGTTCGCCCTCCTGCACAAGCCCACGGGCGTCAGCCTTGCCCTGTCGGCAGGGGCCGAGCAGGAAGGCGATGCCGAGTATATCTACGCCAAACTGGGGTATCAGCAGGATTGGTTTGCCCTTGGCACCACGGCGTTGTCGCTGGATCTGTTCGAGGGCAATGATTACGCAATCGACGGATCAGACAGTTCATCCGTGGGGATCGCCGCGGTTCAAAAGGTCGATGCCTATAACCTTGAGCTTTATGCCATTTACCGCACCCATGAATTTGACGCCTCGGGCACGGATTTCGATGACATTGATGCAATGGCAGTCGGCGCGCGCTGGAAATTCTGA
- a CDS encoding restriction endonuclease subunit M, whose amino-acid sequence MANHLYYGDNLAVLRDSIADESVDLIYVDPPFNSNASYNVLFKGPSGNSSAAQIEAFDDTWSWGDEAEAAFGEVLRSGNVAAAEMQRAMSQAFVETL is encoded by the coding sequence ATGGCAAATCATCTCTATTACGGCGATAATCTGGCGGTGCTGCGTGACAGCATCGCGGATGAAAGCGTCGATCTGATTTACGTTGATCCGCCGTTTAACTCGAACGCCAGCTACAACGTGCTGTTTAAGGGGCCATCGGGAAATTCATCTGCCGCGCAGATCGAAGCCTTTGATGACACGTGGTCATGGGGCGACGAGGCGGAGGCCGCCTTTGGCGAAGTGCTGCGCTCGGGCAATGTGGCGGCGGCAGAGATGCAGCGTGCGATGTCTCAAGCCTTTGTCGAAACGCTGTGA
- a CDS encoding MT-A70 family methyltransferase — MTNAADDMLKELGSSKFQTILADPPWQFQNRTGKMAPEHKRLARYPTMSLDDICDLPVEAIAGDPAHLYLWVPNALLPEGLKVMEHWGFKYKSNIIWYKIRKDGGPDRRGVGFYFRNVTEILLFGVRGKNARTLAPGRSQENIISTQKREHSRKPDEQYKLIEDCSFGNRLELFARGPRAGWTVWGNQSDHYVPTWNTYVNHSQANVVPLRKAETG; from the coding sequence ATGACGAATGCGGCCGATGACATGCTGAAAGAATTGGGAAGCAGTAAGTTTCAGACAATTCTGGCCGATCCTCCGTGGCAGTTTCAAAACCGGACTGGAAAGATGGCCCCAGAGCATAAGCGCCTAGCCCGATATCCGACGATGTCTTTGGACGATATTTGTGACCTGCCGGTTGAGGCAATAGCAGGAGATCCCGCGCATTTGTATTTGTGGGTACCGAATGCGCTTTTGCCTGAGGGGCTCAAAGTAATGGAACACTGGGGCTTCAAGTATAAGAGCAATATTATTTGGTACAAAATTCGCAAGGATGGAGGTCCTGATCGCCGTGGCGTTGGGTTCTACTTCAGAAATGTCACCGAAATTTTACTGTTTGGCGTTCGTGGCAAAAATGCGCGAACACTGGCACCTGGCAGATCACAAGAGAATATAATTTCAACGCAAAAACGAGAACATAGCAGAAAGCCCGACGAACAATACAAGTTGATTGAAGACTGTAGTTTCGGAAACCGGCTGGAACTCTTTGCAAGGGGTCCTCGCGCTGGGTGGACTGTCTGGGGTAATCAGTCCGATCATTATGTGCCCACTTGGAATACTTATGTAAATCACTCCCAAGCAAACGTAGTGCCATTACGCAAAGCCGAGACTGGATAA
- a CDS encoding BglII/BstYI family type II restriction endonuclease, giving the protein MLYDRLPDFVRENYYCGEWHHASAVLFGDHPDEWRDLMDVLTDFRLKKSHITVGGKNKSQLAASIDEFLENRGWKETRFDTKIVVDNVETETPTHKIDMFKNGVAVEIEWNNKDPFYDRDLNNFRLLHALRTVSVGVLITRSDELQDIFKKLGRGSSYGNSTTHMSKLVPRIEGGGAGGCPILTFGIKPSLYRENE; this is encoded by the coding sequence ATGTTGTATGACCGTCTCCCGGATTTTGTCAGGGAAAATTACTATTGCGGGGAATGGCATCATGCCAGTGCTGTGCTTTTTGGCGACCACCCCGACGAATGGCGTGACTTAATGGACGTATTGACGGATTTCCGACTGAAGAAATCGCACATTACTGTCGGCGGAAAAAACAAATCACAACTTGCGGCAAGCATAGACGAATTTTTAGAAAATCGCGGATGGAAAGAAACGCGTTTTGATACCAAAATTGTCGTTGACAATGTCGAGACAGAAACTCCCACACACAAGATCGACATGTTCAAAAACGGCGTTGCCGTAGAAATTGAGTGGAACAACAAGGACCCGTTCTATGATCGGGACCTGAATAATTTCAGGTTGTTGCATGCCTTGCGTACTGTAAGTGTCGGTGTACTGATTACCCGATCAGACGAACTTCAAGATATTTTTAAGAAACTTGGGCGAGGTTCCTCGTATGGAAATTCGACGACACATATGTCGAAGCTCGTACCACGGATCGAAGGTGGTGGGGCCGGTGGATGCCCGATTTTAACTTTTGGCATCAAACCCAGCCTGTACAGGGAGAATGAATAA